CCTGTTTGGAAATTGGCAACAGGCAGAAATTGAAATCGCCAGTAAGGCAGAGCAGTTTGGATTGAGTATTCAGCATCAATCTGTTGCGACCCCAAATACCTTGCAAAAACTCTATGGTTTGGCGGAATCCATCTTTAATCTACCGATTGAATTGCTGAAGCAAGTTTTTGTCAAAGTACCGAATATTCATGGGCAGGAGATTGCTCCGATCCATTCATTATCAAGCTGTACACAACTGGATGCAGTGATTTATCTGACAGATCAACGTCGAGACTGCTATTTTTCTTATCGTCATGAAAATCAGAGCTTAGGTATTTTTCAGCTTTTAGACCAGCTCCATCGAATTGATCATTTAGCCCCGTATTATCATTATTTCCAACAAGGGCTATTGCCAACTAAACAGCTGCACGCCAAAACTGAATGGATCAATATTCTTGGCGATACCTATTTTGGGGAGTTCTATACCGAAAAAAGAAAAAACAAAGGTATAGATGATGCTTTACAACGTTATGGTTATCGCTATTCTTTTGAAGCAATTAAACAATTTTTTGGCGCCGATGATATTAATATTGCCAATTTAGAAGCGGTTTTCAATCTTGAAGAGAATTCAATTTTAGCAGGCAGAAAAGCCTATATTTTGGGGGCAAAAGCTCAGGAAACTTTATCTGAATTTAAACGTATTCATCTCAATACCTTGTGTTTGGCCAATAATCATTTAAAAGACTATGGAGAAGCCAGTCTAAAACATACTTTAACTCAGTTAGCGCATGCCAAGATTGATGTTATTGGGGCAGGTGAGAATCAACAACAGGCACATCAAGGTCTAGAAATTAAAAATGATCAGGGGCAATGTCTGGCTATTTTTAATGGCTATTGGCATAGAAGAGCTGCCTATCAGGAGTATGATTTTTATGCACTCGGTAACAGTGCTGGGGTAGCTTGTCTCAATGCGATTTTATTCGAACAGCTGATGCAATACCGTTTAGCACATCCAACCCATAAAATTATGGTGATTTGTCATTGGGGTGTGGATTTTAAATCGATCCATCCTGAGCAAGAAAAACTGGCCAAGGTCCTGACTCAGATTGGGGCAGATGTGGTGATTGGTCATGGTGCTCATACCCTGCAGCCAATTCAATCCATTCATCAAAAGCCCGTTATTTTTGGCATTGGCAATGGGGTATTTAATAGCAATGGCCATTTTGAAAAATATCAAGCCTTGCCTTATGGGGCTGTTGTGCGAATCAATTTAAAAGAATCCCGATTAAAACTCTATCCGATTTATACCCATAATCAGAAGACCTTTTGGCAACCGCATAGTGTTGATGAACTACAATTTGAACAAGCGAAAACCTTATTGACCCATCAATTAGATCCAGTAAATTACAGTGTGGGGCAGGATGATTTAGGTCATTATCTGCAGTTCAACTTTTAAGGATATTGGTTGTAATTGTTGAGCATGATGTTCAGTTGTTCTTTGTTAAATCCCAAATTACGTAAGCCTCCACTGCCTAAGCGACAATCATAACTGCTCATAATATTGGTCGGTGTGGTTTTGGTCGCTTTAGGTGAACAAACATGGCTGAGACCGAAGGCATGTCCCATTTCATGGATACTGGCAGCTTGGGTTTGGTAATTCAGCCGTTGCCAATCAATCAAAATAAAGGGTTGCCCTTGATTGCGGAATCCCCAACTGGTGATATCAGCATCTTTTAATTTTTCGCCATAAGAATCATAAATAATAAACAGCACTTCCTTGCTCTTTCGGCGAGGGAAGCAAGTTCTGACCGCACTTGGCAGATTGTCTGGAACAATTGCTTTCGCTTGGCTTAATTGGTTGGCGAGATCACATTTGCGTTTACTAAAATCTTGATAGGAATAATAACGATGAATTTTAAACTTAAAGATTTTTTGATTATTTTCATCGACAAAGTATCGGTTCAAGATTGCCAGTTCTTTATACATTTGTGCTTTACGATCTAGGGCTTTTACTTCTGGACGATTGCTGGTCACAATAAAACTGACATTGACCACAGGTAAATGGTCGACATCTAGCGGATACTGATAAGGCAATTTTTTTATCGGGGCTTTTTGAGTGGTACAAGATGCACTAAAGATCAGACATAATAGCGTCAGGGCAGTGATTTTTAACCGCATTTTTGTTCTCTCAAGTAGTTACGTTTTAATTATTGTAAAGCTAGCTTTTCGCATGATTTTGATTATCTTAGCAGATTTTTGGAGCTTGTATGGTGCAAGATACCAATGAACTACATCGGCAAATTTTAGAAGTGATTGCCTTGATTCCTTATGGAAAAGTGGCAAGTTATGGACAAATTGCCAAATTGGCTGGTTTACCCAAACATCCACGTTTAGTGGGTTATGTACTCAAGCATTTAGATAAAGACAGTGAAATTCCTTGGTATCGTGTGATTAACTCACAAGGAAAAATCAGTGTGACTCGAATCAATGAGAAAGGTGAAAATGTTCAGCAATGTTTATTAGAAGCAGAAGGGGTGTATTTATTAAATGGCAAGGTCAGTTTAAAAATATTTGCTTGGCAGCCTTAAATCGTTTTGGACAGATCAGAATTAATATTGAAATTAATTTACGGTTTATTTACAATCTGGATACATAAGATTACATTGAAATGATTTTGGTATTTAAATGAAAAAACTGTCTGTTATTTTTGGGGTTGCTGCACTGA
This genomic stretch from Acinetobacter sp. C32I harbors:
- a CDS encoding metalloprotease, which codes for MRLKITALTLLCLIFSASCTTQKAPIKKLPYQYPLDVDHLPVVNVSFIVTSNRPEVKALDRKAQMYKELAILNRYFVDENNQKIFKFKIHRYYSYQDFSKRKCDLANQLSQAKAIVPDNLPSAVRTCFPRRKSKEVLFIIYDSYGEKLKDADITSWGFRNQGQPFILIDWQRLNYQTQAASIHEMGHAFGLSHVCSPKATKTTPTNIMSSYDCRLGSGGLRNLGFNKEQLNIMLNNYNQYP
- a CDS encoding CapA family protein, with translation MSTPQEIKIISQMGNQDFQSPVWQTEISGDCSAWILLYLALEAVVEGRLLLEDGIIIDKNFQAKQSDSSDLIWNPSNSVLQLLQYLSFSPNNATQQLLGCHLFGNWQQAEIEIASKAEQFGLSIQHQSVATPNTLQKLYGLAESIFNLPIELLKQVFVKVPNIHGQEIAPIHSLSSCTQLDAVIYLTDQRRDCYFSYRHENQSLGIFQLLDQLHRIDHLAPYYHYFQQGLLPTKQLHAKTEWINILGDTYFGEFYTEKRKNKGIDDALQRYGYRYSFEAIKQFFGADDINIANLEAVFNLEENSILAGRKAYILGAKAQETLSEFKRIHLNTLCLANNHLKDYGEASLKHTLTQLAHAKIDVIGAGENQQQAHQGLEIKNDQGQCLAIFNGYWHRRAAYQEYDFYALGNSAGVACLNAILFEQLMQYRLAHPTHKIMVICHWGVDFKSIHPEQEKLAKVLTQIGADVVIGHGAHTLQPIQSIHQKPVIFGIGNGVFNSNGHFEKYQALPYGAVVRINLKESRLKLYPIYTHNQKTFWQPHSVDELQFEQAKTLLTHQLDPVNYSVGQDDLGHYLQFNF
- a CDS encoding MGMT family protein; amino-acid sequence: MVQDTNELHRQILEVIALIPYGKVASYGQIAKLAGLPKHPRLVGYVLKHLDKDSEIPWYRVINSQGKISVTRINEKGENVQQCLLEAEGVYLLNGKVSLKIFAWQP